In Mastomys coucha isolate ucsf_1 unplaced genomic scaffold, UCSF_Mcou_1 pScaffold20, whole genome shotgun sequence, one DNA window encodes the following:
- the Gp9 gene encoding platelet glycoprotein IX — MAALTRMAPAHKRCVPAKTSQPACWMTTWGLLFLLWPVTTDTQPCPRPCTCQSLETMGLKVNCEGQGLTALPLLPAHTRQLLLANNSLRSVPPGAFDHMPQLWDLDVTHNPWHCDCSLTYLRLWLEDHMPEALLHVYCASPDLATRRPLGQLTGYELGSCGWKLPPSWAYSGVWWDVSLVAVAVLSLILLAGLLNTFTESRN; from the exons atggcAGCCTTGACCAGGATGGCACCAGCCCACAAAAGATGTGTCCCAGCCAAGACCTCACAG CCTGCCTGCTGGATGACTACCTGGGGGCTCCTGTTTCTGCTCTGGCCTGTGACCACAGATACTCAGCCTTGCCCCAGGCCCTGTACCTGCCAGTCTTTGGAAACCATGGGGTTAAAGGTGAACTGTGAGGGGCAAGGCCTCACAGCCCTGCCCTTGCTGCCAGCTCACACTCGCCAGCTCCTGCTGGCCAACAATAGCCTACGTTCAGTGCCACCTGGTGCCTTCGACCACATGCCTCAGCTGTGGGACCTGGATGTGACACACAACCCCTGGCACTGTGACTGCAGCCTCACCTACCTACGCCTCTGGCTGGAGGACCACATGCCGGAGGCCCTGCTACACGTGTACTGTGCCAGCCCTGACTTGGCCACCAGGCGCCCACTGGGCCAGCTGACAGGCTATGAGCTGGGTAGCTGCGGCTGGAAGCTGCCACCATCCTGGGCCTATTCAGGGGTGTGGTGGGATGTGTCTCTAGTGGCTGTGGCTGTGCTGAGCCTGATTCTGTTGGCTGGTCTATTGAACACATTTACAGAGTCCCGGAACTAA